In Lacerta agilis isolate rLacAgi1 chromosome 1, rLacAgi1.pri, whole genome shotgun sequence, the following proteins share a genomic window:
- the RAB3IL1 gene encoding guanine nucleotide exchange factor for Rab-3A isoform X8, giving the protein MWRGQAQFEETRQHLQKQPVVGQWKPLAPSNRGQELQQPEPSAKDSAGGDENQSVAQLNVSRLRSSSVEIREKGSEFLKEELHRAQKELKLKDEECERLSKVREQLEQELEELTASLFEEAHKMVREANTKQAASEKQLREARGKIDMLQAEVTALKTLVITSTPSSPNRELHPQLQSPSKAVFRKGHGRNKSTSSAGAATATSQGLPVEPVSSEFKEVDSILFAEFQAWKESPTLDKSSSFLERIYQEDVGPCLDFTKHELSELIQAAVEQNTLTIEPVATQALPVVKVSAIECGGPNGFRSQIVTKCALSGLSRACRHRIKLGDSGNYYYISPSCRARITAVCNFFTYIRYIQQGLVRQDVELMYWEIMRLRKEMSIAKLGFFPSEM; this is encoded by the exons CCAGGCCCAGTTTGAGGAGACCCGGCAGCATCTCCAAAAGCAGCCAGTGGTGGGACAATGGAAGCCCCTTGCACCAAGCAACAGGGGCCAGGAGCTGCAGCAGCCAGAGCCTTCTGCCAAGGACTCAGCAGGTGGGGATGAGAACCAGTCCGTGGCGCAACTCAACGTCTCCCGCTTGCGCAGCTCCTCTGTGGAGATCCGTGAGAAGGGATCTGAATTCCTGAAAGAAGAGCTGCATAGAGCTCAGAAG GAGTTGAAACTGAAGGATGAAGAATGCGAGAGACTTTCAAAAGTCAGAGAGCAGCTGGAGCAGGAACTGGAGGAGTTAACCGCAAGCTTGTTTGAG GAAGCCCATAAGATGGTGCGGGAGGCAAACACCAAGCAAGCAGCATCCGAGAAGCAGCTGAGGGAAGCCCGAGGGAAG ATTGACATGCTGCAGGCGGAGGTGACTGCCTTGAAGACACTGGTCATCACGTCAACGCCTTCTTCCCCCAACCGGGAGTTGCACCCCCAGCTCCAAAGCCCCTCCAAGGCAGTCTTCAGAAAAGGGCACGGGCGGAATAAGAGCACCAGCAGTGCgggtgctgccactgccaccagccAAGGCCTGCCTGTGGAGCCAGTCAGCAGTGAGTTCAAAGAG GTGGATTCCATCTTGTTTGCTGAATTCCAGGCTTGGAAAGAGTCTCCAACACTAGATAAATCGTCTTCTTTCCTCGAAAGGATTTACCAGGAAGATGTAGGCCCATGTCTGGACTTTACTAAGCATGAG CTCTCAGAGCTGATTCAGGCAGCTGTGGAGCAGAACACACTCACCATTGAACCTGTGGCTACCCAGGCGCTGCCTGTGGTGAAGGTGTCGGCCATTGAATGCGGCGGACCAAA tggcttccGGTCCCAAATTGTAAC GAAATGTGCTCTAAGTGGCCTGTCTCGGGCCTGTAGGCATCGCATCAAGCTGGGAGACTCTGGGAATTACTACTacatctccccttcctgcaggGCCAGG ATTACAGCAGTATGCAACTTCTTCACCTATATCCGTTACATCCAGCAGGGACTGGTGAGGCAGGATG TGGAATTGATGTACTGGGAAATCATGCGTCTCAGAAAGGAAATGTCCATAGCTAAGCTGGGCTTCTTTCCCAGTGAGATGTAG
- the RAB3IL1 gene encoding guanine nucleotide exchange factor for Rab-3A isoform X9, which translates to MWRGQAQFEETRQHLQKQPVVGQWKPLAPSNRGQELQQPEPSAKDSAGGDENQSVAQLNVSRLRSSSVEIREKGSEFLKEELHRAQKELKLKDEECERLSKVREQLEQELEELTASLFEEAHKMVREANTKQAASEKQLREARGKIDMLQAEVTALKTLVITSTPSSPNRELHPQLQSPSKAVFRKGHGRNKSTSSAGAATATSQGLPVEPVSSEFKEVDSILFAEFQAWKESPTLDKSSSFLERIYQEDVGPCLDFTKHELSELIQAAVEQNTLTIEPVATQALPVVKVSAIECGGPKKCALSGLSRACRHRIKLGDSGNYYYISPSCRARITAVCNFFTYIRYIQQGLVRQDVELMYWEIMRLRKEMSIAKLGFFPSEM; encoded by the exons CCAGGCCCAGTTTGAGGAGACCCGGCAGCATCTCCAAAAGCAGCCAGTGGTGGGACAATGGAAGCCCCTTGCACCAAGCAACAGGGGCCAGGAGCTGCAGCAGCCAGAGCCTTCTGCCAAGGACTCAGCAGGTGGGGATGAGAACCAGTCCGTGGCGCAACTCAACGTCTCCCGCTTGCGCAGCTCCTCTGTGGAGATCCGTGAGAAGGGATCTGAATTCCTGAAAGAAGAGCTGCATAGAGCTCAGAAG GAGTTGAAACTGAAGGATGAAGAATGCGAGAGACTTTCAAAAGTCAGAGAGCAGCTGGAGCAGGAACTGGAGGAGTTAACCGCAAGCTTGTTTGAG GAAGCCCATAAGATGGTGCGGGAGGCAAACACCAAGCAAGCAGCATCCGAGAAGCAGCTGAGGGAAGCCCGAGGGAAG ATTGACATGCTGCAGGCGGAGGTGACTGCCTTGAAGACACTGGTCATCACGTCAACGCCTTCTTCCCCCAACCGGGAGTTGCACCCCCAGCTCCAAAGCCCCTCCAAGGCAGTCTTCAGAAAAGGGCACGGGCGGAATAAGAGCACCAGCAGTGCgggtgctgccactgccaccagccAAGGCCTGCCTGTGGAGCCAGTCAGCAGTGAGTTCAAAGAG GTGGATTCCATCTTGTTTGCTGAATTCCAGGCTTGGAAAGAGTCTCCAACACTAGATAAATCGTCTTCTTTCCTCGAAAGGATTTACCAGGAAGATGTAGGCCCATGTCTGGACTTTACTAAGCATGAG CTCTCAGAGCTGATTCAGGCAGCTGTGGAGCAGAACACACTCACCATTGAACCTGTGGCTACCCAGGCGCTGCCTGTGGTGAAGGTGTCGGCCATTGAATGCGGCGGACCAAA GAAATGTGCTCTAAGTGGCCTGTCTCGGGCCTGTAGGCATCGCATCAAGCTGGGAGACTCTGGGAATTACTACTacatctccccttcctgcaggGCCAGG ATTACAGCAGTATGCAACTTCTTCACCTATATCCGTTACATCCAGCAGGGACTGGTGAGGCAGGATG TGGAATTGATGTACTGGGAAATCATGCGTCTCAGAAAGGAAATGTCCATAGCTAAGCTGGGCTTCTTTCCCAGTGAGATGTAG
- the RAB3IL1 gene encoding guanine nucleotide exchange factor for Rab-3A isoform X10, whose amino-acid sequence MWRGQAQFEETRQHLQKQPVVGQWKPLAPSNRGQELQQPEPSAKDSAGGDENQSVAQLNVSRLRSSSVEIREKGSEFLKEELHRAQKELKLKDEECERLSKVREQLEQELEELTASLFEEAHKMVREANTKQAASEKQLREARGKVDSILFAEFQAWKESPTLDKSSSFLERIYQEDVGPCLDFTKHELSELIQAAVEQNTLTIEPVATQALPVVKVSAIECGGPNGFRSQIVTKCALSGLSRACRHRIKLGDSGNYYYISPSCRARVSLPRSPEIICIGAGATTITWNCLVLSMILWKLTLALQMCAVFCFAENMMSFCHS is encoded by the exons CCAGGCCCAGTTTGAGGAGACCCGGCAGCATCTCCAAAAGCAGCCAGTGGTGGGACAATGGAAGCCCCTTGCACCAAGCAACAGGGGCCAGGAGCTGCAGCAGCCAGAGCCTTCTGCCAAGGACTCAGCAGGTGGGGATGAGAACCAGTCCGTGGCGCAACTCAACGTCTCCCGCTTGCGCAGCTCCTCTGTGGAGATCCGTGAGAAGGGATCTGAATTCCTGAAAGAAGAGCTGCATAGAGCTCAGAAG GAGTTGAAACTGAAGGATGAAGAATGCGAGAGACTTTCAAAAGTCAGAGAGCAGCTGGAGCAGGAACTGGAGGAGTTAACCGCAAGCTTGTTTGAG GAAGCCCATAAGATGGTGCGGGAGGCAAACACCAAGCAAGCAGCATCCGAGAAGCAGCTGAGGGAAGCCCGAGGGAAG GTGGATTCCATCTTGTTTGCTGAATTCCAGGCTTGGAAAGAGTCTCCAACACTAGATAAATCGTCTTCTTTCCTCGAAAGGATTTACCAGGAAGATGTAGGCCCATGTCTGGACTTTACTAAGCATGAG CTCTCAGAGCTGATTCAGGCAGCTGTGGAGCAGAACACACTCACCATTGAACCTGTGGCTACCCAGGCGCTGCCTGTGGTGAAGGTGTCGGCCATTGAATGCGGCGGACCAAA tggcttccGGTCCCAAATTGTAAC GAAATGTGCTCTAAGTGGCCTGTCTCGGGCCTGTAGGCATCGCATCAAGCTGGGAGACTCTGGGAATTACTACTacatctccccttcctgcaggGCCAGGGTAAGTCTCCCAAGAAGCCctgagat tatttgcatagGGGCAGGGGCAACAACCATCACATGGAACTGTCTGGTCCTCAGCATGATCCTGTGGAAGTTAACACTTGCACTACAGATGTGTGCAGTCTTTTGTTTTGCTGAGAACATGATGTCCTTCTGCCATTCCTGA